CTTGCCAAGGTCGGGGTCGCGGGTTCAAGTCCCGTCTCCCGCTCCACACCCCCCCCGGGAACACCCCGGGGGGTTTTGCTTATGTGCGCCCGGTTGCCTTTCCGAGCGGGTTGGGGTGTATCCTGGGGGGCAAGGGGGAAGGGATGCGACTTTTAGACACCCACGGGAGGCTGATCAAGGACGTCCGCATCTCCGTAACGCCCCGGTGCAACCTCCACTGCCTTTACTGCCACCCCCTGGGGCTGGAGATGGCCGAGCCTCCGGGCACCCTTACCGTGGAGGACGTGGACCATTTCCTCGAGGCCGCCTCCTTGCTCGGCCTCTCTGCCGTCCGCTTCACCGGGGGGGAGCCCCTGGTGCGCAAGGAGCTCCCCCAGATGATTGAGCGGGCCCGGAGCAAGGAGGGGATAGAGGACGTGGCCATCACCACCAACGGCCTCCTCTTCGCCCGCAGGGCCAAGGAGCTGGTCCAGGCGGGGCTTAACCGGGTGAACATCTCCCTGGACGCCATCACCCCTGAGGTCTTCACCCGCATCACCCGGGGGGGGAAGGTGGAGCGGGTGTTGGAGGCGGTGGAAACCGCTTTGGAGCTCGGCCTCCACCCGGTGAAGATGAACGCGGTGGTCATCCGGGGGATGAACGAGGAGGAGGTGGTGCCCCTGGCCCGGCTCTCCCTAGACCGCCCTTTGCACATGCGCTTCATAGAGTACATGCACCTGGACAACTCCGACCCCGAGGAGTACCGTCGGCGCTTCGTGCCCGGCAGCGAGACCCGGGCCCGGATAGAGGCGGTCTTCGGACCCTTGGAGCCCGTGCCCCACGACCCCTCCTCCCCCGCCCGGGTCTATCGCATCCCCGGGGCCAAGGGCACGGTGGGGTTTATCAACCCCGTGACCGAGCCCTTCTGCTCCCACTGCTCTAGGCTTCGCCTCACCTCGGACAAGAAGCTCAGGCCCTGCCTTCTCACCGACCTGGAGATGGACATCGCCTGGGCCTTCGCCGCGGAGAACCCGGTGGAGGCCCTGGTGGACGCCATCCTTATCGCCACCCAGCGCAAGCCCGCCTTCGGGAACACCCTGCCAACTTTGCGCAAGCGGGTCATGCTGGGGATCGGCGGGTAGCGAGGAGGGTGGCGAGGACCACCAGAAGGGCCCCAAGCGCCCCGCTCGGGCCGAGCCGCTCCCCCAAGAGGAGGAAGGCGAAGAGGGTGGCCCAGACGGGCTCCAGGGTGTAGAGGACCGCCGCCTGGGGCGCGGGCACGTAGCGCTGGCCCCAGGTCTGGAGCCAGGTGGTGAGGGCGGTGGCCACCACGCCCAGGTAAAGGACGGCGCCCCAGGGCACCCCGTGCAGGGCCGGCCCTTCCCATAAGACCCAGAGGAGGGCCAAGAGGGTGGTCCCCAGGACCTGCACCGCGGTGAGGGGAAGGCTGGGGAAGGCCTTGGCGTAGACCTCGAGGCGCACGATGTAGAGCGCGTAGGTGAGGGCGGTGAGGAGGGTCCAGAGGTCCCCCACGTTCAGGGGGGGCTGCTTAGGGTCGTAGGAGAGGAGCCCCACCCCCAGGAGGGCCAGGAGGGCGGAAAGCCACACCGGAAGCCCAAGCCTCCGCCCCACGAGGCCCAGGAGGAGGGGCACCAGCACCACGTTGAGGGCGGTGATGAAGGCGCTCCGGCTGGCGGAGGTGTGGAGGAGGCCCACCGCTTGGGAGGCGTAGCCCAGAAGGAGCCAGAAGGAAAGCTCCAGCCCCGCCCCCCACATCCCCTTGGGCAGGCGGAAGGCGATGGGAAGGAAGAAGAGGCTTGCCACTAAAAAGCGCAGGAAGACGAGGAGGCTTGGGGCCATCTCCCCCACGGCGCCCTTCACCACCACGAAGGTGGTGCCCCAGAGGAGGGTGAGGAGGTTCAGGGCGAGAAGGCCCAGGGCGTAGCGGCGCATGGCCTAAAGTGTATAGCATGACGCCTGCCCCCGAGGAAGCCCGGGAGGCCTTAAGGGCGCGCCTTCTAGCGTGCCTTTCCCACCCCGACCCCGGCTACCAGGCCCTCCTCCAGGACTACCCCAGGCGGGGAGGGAAGATGCTAAGGGGCCTCCTCACCCTCTACGCCGGCCTGGCCCACGGGGCCCCCCTGGAGGCGGCCCTCGAGGCCGGGGTGGCCCTGGAGCTTTTCCAGAACTGGGTCCTCATCCACGACGACATAGAGGACGGCTCCCTGGAGCGCCGGGGCCGGCCGGCCCTGCACCGCCTCCACCCCATGCCCCTGGCCCTGAACGCGGGGGACGCCCTGCACGCGGAGATGTGGGGGTTCCTCGTGGGGGGCCTGGCGCGGGGGCTTTGGGGGCGGGAGGTGCTGGAGGAGTTTTACGCCCTGGTGCGGCGCACCGCCTACGGCCAGCACCTGGACCTGAGCTGGACCCTCCTGGGGCGCTTTGACCTTACCCCTGAGGACTACCTCTTCATGGTGGGGGAGAAGGCCGCCTACTACACCGCGGTGGCCCCCCTGCGCCTGGGGGCTTTCTTGGGGGGGAAGGTGCCCCCCTCGGCCTACGAGGCGGGGGGGCTGAAGCTTGGGGCCGCCTTCCAGATCGTGGACGACCTCCTGAACCTGAAGGCCACGGAGGCCTACGGGAAGGAGGAGGCGGGGGACCTCTACGAGGGGAAAAGGACCCTCGTCCTCCTGGCCTACCTGGAGGAGGCCCCCCCGGAGGAGCGGGAGCGGGCCCTAGCCCTCCTCCGCCTGCCCCGGGAGGCCAAGCCCGCGGGGGAGGTGGCCTGGCTAAAGGAGCGCCTTCTGGCCTCTTCCGCCTTTTCCAAAACGGAGGCCACCGCAAGGCGCCTTTTGGAGGAGGGGCTCGCCCTTCTAAAGCCCCACCTCGAGGCCCTGTCCCCCGAGCCCGCAAGGACCCTGATGGGTCTTCTCCACGCCCTGGTGGAGCGGAGGGCATAATGGGGCCATGCAGGGCGTCCGCTTCAAGGTGATCAGCGCCAACGACCCCGACATCCTCCAGGAGCGCCTGAACCGCTTCGTGGAGGAGCTCCCCGAGGACGTGGTCCTGGTGGAGGTCCGCTTTAGCGTGGGCGGGGGGCCTTCCCCCCTCTTCGCCGTTCTGGTGCACTACAAGGAAGTGGAGCGGTGGGAGGGGTAGAGGCCTTTCTCTACTTCCTGGCCCTCCAGGGGGAGGCCAAGCGGGAGGAGGTGCGGGCCCGTTTTCCCGCGCTCGTCCCCATCCTGAAGGCCCTGGGGGAGGAGGTGGAGATCCAGGGGGAGACCTTCCGCCTCCTAAGGCCCCTTCGCCTCTCCTGGTTCGCCCCGCTTTTCGGGCGGTACGCCAACCCCCTGGAGCCCCTGGCCTTGGAGCGGCTCATTGAGGCCGCCCACCGTTCCGCGGAGGCGGGGGAGCCCCTGGTGGAGGGGGAGGGGCTCCTCCGGGTGGCCCGGGCCTTCCAGCGGGGGAGCGAGGCCCTCCTTAGGGGGGAGGCCCGGGCGGCCCTCCACGCCTACGGGGAGGGGCTTGGCCTCCTGGAAGGGGCGGGCCTCCCCTTCCCCAGCGCCGCCCTGGCCCTCCTGGCCCTGGCCCAGGAGGCCTTCCGGCCAGGGGGGAAGGGGCGGGCCACGGCCAGGAAGGCCCTGGAGCGGAACCCCACCCCCTGGGCCCGGGCCCTGGCCGAGGGGGTGCTTAAGGGTGACCTGGACCCCACCCTTCCGCCCCGGGGGTCCTAGAATGGGCGGGATGCAGGGGCGCCTTAGGGAGGTCTACCTGGCCCGGCCCAGGGGGTTTTGCGCCGGGGTGGTCATGGCCATCCGCACCGTGGAGGAGGCGCTTAGCCGCTACGGTGGGGAGGGCCCTTTGGTGGTCTACCACGAGATCGTCCACAACAAGACCGTGGTGGAGCGGCTTAGGTCCAAGGGGGTGCGGTTCGTGGAGGACCTGAAGGAGATTCCCGCCTTGGGGGAACAGGTGGCCCCCTACCTGGTCCTCTCGGCCCACGGCCACCCCCCCCAGGTGCGGGAGGAGGCGGCCCGCATGGGCCTCACCCTGCTGGACGCCACCTGCCCCCTGGTGACCAAGGTCCACACCGAGGCCCGCCGCTACGCGGAGGAGGGGTACTGGATCCTCCTCATCGGGGACTCCGCGGACCACCAGGAGGTGAAGGGCACCTACGGGGAGGCCCCGGAGAGGACCATCCTGGTGGCCGTCCACACCCACGTGGGCCGGGACCCCCGCCTGGCGGACCCCCACACGGTGGAGGTGCCGGACCCCGAGCGGGTGGTGGTCCTCACCCAGACCACCTTGAGCGTGGACGACACCTTGAAGACCATAGAGATCCTGAAGGCCCGCTTCCCCAAGCTGGTGGTGCCCGCCCGCAAGGACCTCTGCTACGCCACCCAGAACCGCCAGGACGCGGTGAAGCGGATCGCCCCCAAAGTGGAGGCCTTTTTGGTCCTCTCAAGCCCCCACTCCTCCAACGGGATGCGGCTTCTTGAGCTGGCCCAGCGCCTCGTGGGCCGGGCCTACAGGCTGGAGAGCGTGCGGGAGCTTAAGGAGGAGTGGCTTGACGGCGTGGAGCGCTTAGGGGTGACCTCCGCGGCCAGCACCCCCGAGGACCTGGTGGAGGAGCTTTTGGCCCACCTGAGGGCCAGGAATCCGGACCTCCGGGTGATGGAGGAAGGGGAGTGGGAGGAGATCGCCTTCCGCATGCCGAGGCCCATCCCGCCGGAGGAGGTCCTGGGTGGATGACCACCGCCTCTCCCTGGCCCCCATGGTGGACTGGACGGACCGGCACTTCCGCTACCTGGTCCGCCAGATAAGCCAAAGGGTGCGCCTCTACACGGAGATGACCGTGGACCAGGCGGTGCTTAAGGGCCCAAGGGAACGGCTCCTCTTCTTCCGAAAGGAGGAGCACCCCATCGCCCTGCAGCTTGCGGGCTCGGACCCCAGGACCCTGGCCGAGGCCGCCCAGATCGGGGAGGCCTACGGCTACGACGAGATCAACCTCAACCTGGGCTGCCCCTCGGAGAAGGCCCAGGAGGCGGGCTTCGGGGCCTGCCTCCTTTCCGACCCCCTCCGGGTGGCGGAGATCCTTAGGGCCATGGTGGGGGCCGTGGGGGTGCCGGTCAGCGTGAAGATGCGCCTGGGCCTCGAGGGCCAGGAAACCTACCCCGAGCTCGCCCAGAAGGTGGAGCGCTTCGCCGAGGCGGGGGTGGGGGTCTTCATCGTCCACGCCCGGAGCGCCCTCCTCCGCCTCTCTACGAAAAAGAACCGGGAAATCCCCCCCCTCAAGCACGAGTGGGTCCACCGCCTGAAAGGGGACTTCCCCCACCTCACCTTCGTGACCAACGGGGGGGTGCGCACCCTGGAGGAGGCCCTTTTCCACCTCCGGCGGGTGGACGGGGTCATGATGGGCCGGGCGGTCTACGAGGACCCCATGGTCCTGGCCGAGGCGGACCGGAGGGTGTTTGGGCTTGCCCATAGGCCCAAGACCCGCCTCGAGGTGGCCCGGGCCATGCGGGCCTACCTGGAGGAGGAAGCCTTCCGGGGCACCCCCCCTTGGGCCGTGCTCCGCCACCTCCTAACCCTCTTCCGGGGTAGGCCCCGGGGGCGGCTCTGGCGGCGCCTCCTCTCCGAGGGGCGGAGCCTAAGGGCGCTGGAGCAGGCCCTAGCGCTTCTGGAGGAGGTAGAGGAGGAGGGCGAGGAGGAGGAAAAGGGCCCAAAGGGGGATGCGGAAGGGCCGCTTTTCCTGGCCCGTGAGGGGGTCTAGGACGGGGGGGCGCATTTTCAGGCGCTGGGCCTTTTTGAGGTGCTGCACCATCCGCTCCCGGTCCCCCTTTTTCCTATAGAGGGCCGCCAGGTTCTCGTGCACCAGGGGGAGGTCGGGGGCGAGCCTCAGGGCCTTTAGGTAGAGGGCCTCCGCCTGGGCCACCTCCCCCCGCTCCAGGTGGAGGTTGGCCAGGTTCACCAGGGCCCGGGGGTGTTCGGGGTCCAGGGCGAGGGCCTTTTGGAAGTGCCCTTCCGCCCCCTCCTTGTCCCCCCTTAGGGCCCTTCCCACCCCCAGGACCACCTCCTTTTCCGCCAGGAAGAGGGGGTCTTCCAGGGCCTCGGGGGCCTCTTCCAGGCGGGCTAGCCCCTCCAGGAGGCGCGCCCTTAGCCCTTCGGGGAAACCTTCCGCGTAGCGGCGGGCCTCGAGGTAGCGCTTGGAGCGGAGGAGATGGAGGAAGCGGAGGAGGGCCTCCGCCTCGCCGTCCCCCCTTAGGGCGCGGGCCTTAAGCTCGTCCACCATCCCCCTTAGCCTAAGGCCTCCCGGTAGACCTGAAGGTAAGCCCGGGCCGGGCCCGCCCAGGAGAAGTCCTTGGCCATGCCCCGTAGGCCCATGGCCTCCGGGCCTAAGCGGAAGAGGCGGAGGACGCCGTAGAGGAGGCCCTCGGGGTGGGGGAGGCTAAACTGGACCCCCGTCGCCCCATCCTCCACCGTGTCCTTAAGCCCCCCCACGGCCCGCACCACGGGGGGCGTGCCGTAGCGCTGGGCGATCATCTGCCCCAGGCCGCAGGGCTCAAAGCGGCTGGGCATGAGGAAGGCGTCGGCCCCCGCGTAGGCCAGGCGGGCCCGGGCCTCGTCGTAGGCCCCGTGGAAGTGGACCCTTCCGGGGTGGGCCTCCATGGCCCTCCGGAAGGCCTCCTCCAGGGCCCCATCCCCCACCCCCTGGACGTAGAGGCTGAAGCCGAGCTCCAGTAGCCTTGGCAGGGCCTCGAGGACCAGGTCCAGGCCCTTCTGCCGGTCCAGGCGGCTCACCGCGGCCAGGATGGGGGGCTTGAGGCCGGTGAGGGCCTGGAGGTGGGCCTTGGCCTTTTCCTTCCCCTCGGGGTTTTCGCGGCTGTAGGGGGCGGGGAGGTGGGGGTCCTGGGCCGGGTTCCAGACCTCCGTGTCTAGGCCGTTCAGGATGCCCCGGAGCTTGTGGGCGTGCCTGCGCAACACCCCGTCCAGCCCCTCCCCGAAGGCGGGGGTCTGGATCTCCTCCGCGTAGGAGGGGCTCACCGTGGTGACCCTCCGGGCGAAGACGATGCCCCCCTTCATGAGGTTCACCTTTCCGTAAAACTCCAGGGCCTCCATGTGGAAAAGGCTCCATGGAAGCCCGGTCCAGCGGAAGAAGTCCTCCGGGGATAGAAGCCCCTGGTGGGCCAGGTTGTGGATGGTGTAGACCACAGGGGTGGGGGTGAGGAGGGGGAGGAGGGCGGCGTGCCAGTCGTGGGCGTGGAGGAGGTCAAAGCCCTTTAGCCTCGAGGCCGCCAGGGCGAAGCGCACGTAGCGCCGCCCGTCGTCCGGTTCCCCGTAGACCCTTCCCTGGGCGAAGTCGGGCAGGCCCAGGAGGAGGAAGCGCACCCCCCCCTCCACCCGCTCCCCCAGGGCGGCCACCTCCTCCCGCCCCTCAAAGGGGAAGGCCACCGCCCCCACCCGCCGGGCCTCGAGGCCTTGGTGCCAGGGGAGGAGGACGGTGGCCTCCACCCCGAGAGGCTTCAGGGCCTTGGGCAGGCTCCCCACCACGTCCCCAAGCCCCCCCACCTTCACCAGGGGGAAGGCCTCCGCGGCCACCAGGAGCACCCTCACCCTCTCCACACCCCTTCCGGCAGGGGCCTTGCCCCCTCCAACCCTTCCAGGTAAAGGTAGGCCCAGGCCGCCAAAGGCCCCTCCTCCGTCTCCACCCGAACCCTCACCCGCCGGTACTCCCGCCCCTCCTCCTCCAGCTCGTCCAGGAGGGGGAGGGCCTCCTCCTTGAGGAAAAGGACCTCCCCAAAGACCCGCCCCCCGCCCGGCACCATGGCCGGGTAGGGGTAGGGGCGCCCTTCCCCCGCCTCCAGGGCGAAAAGGCTAAACCCCTCCACCCACCCGGGAAGGGCCCGGAGGAGGTAGGGGGCCACCAGGCCGTGGTTCCGCTCCCCCCGCTTCAGCGTGCCGTAGACGAAGACCCGTTCCACACCTCCCCCAGGAAGCGGTAGCCCATCCCCACCACGGTCTCAATGAAGCGGGGCTCGTCCGCATCGTCCCCCAGTTTCTTCCGAAGGAGGCGGATGTAGGCGTCCACCACCCGCTCCGAGCCCTCGTAGTCCGGCCCCCAGACCCTTTCTAAAAGCTCCTCCCGGGTGTAGACCCGTCCCGGGGCCTGGGCCAGGGCGAAGAGGAGGCGGGTTTCCGTGGGGGAGAGCTTGAGGAGGCGGCCTTCCAGGTAGACCTGCCCCGCCTCGAGGTCCAGCTCCAAGGGCCCGAAGGCCCGCCTTCCGCCCTTCCCCGCCCGGCGGAGGAGGGCCTTGATGCGGGCGAGGAGCTCCCGGAGGGAGAAGGGCTTTCCCAGGTAGTCGTCCGCCCCCTCTAGAAGGCCTTCCACCCGGCTCTCCTCATCGGTGCGGCCCGTGAGGAGGAGGACGGGAAGGAGGGGGTCCAGGTCCCGCAGGCCCTTTAGGACCTCCAGGCCCTCCATGTCGGGCAGGCCCCGGTCCAGGACCACCAGGTCCGGCCGGAACCCCTCCAGGGCATGGAAGGCCTCCCGCCCGGAGCGGGCCCACACCACCTCAAGCCCCTCCTTTTCCAAAAACCGCTTCACCAGCTCGCCCACCTGGGCATCGTCTTCCACCAAAAGAATCCTGGCCATAATAGATTCGCTAACGCCCCAAGAGAATCACCAGACCCGGGTGCTCCCCCTCCGGGAGGGCCAGGAGGCGGGCCACCTCCCCGTCGTAAAAGGTGGCCGCGGGGTATGCGGCAAGCCCAAGGCCCGAGGCCAGGAGGAGCACCAATCCGCCCGCATAGCCCGCCTCGAGGAGAGCATACCGGTACCCCCTTATTCCAAACAAGGCCTCGCTCCGCTCCGGCACCAGGGTGAGGACGAGGAGGGCCGCGGCCCGCTCCACGGGCAGGCCCAAGAGGGCCTCCCGCCAGGCGGCCTGGTCCACCCCCGAGGCCAGCTGGGAGAGCTGGTGCTCCTTGGGAAAGTAGTGGTAGGTGCCGGGGAAGACCCCTTGGACCCTCTGGAGGACCAGGTAGACCTCCAAGGGGTAGGCCTCCCCCGCGGAGGGGAAGCCCCGGTGGCCCTCCCGTTCGGAGAGGGGGGTGAGGAGCTGGGAGAGGTCGTTAAGGGTCAAGGAGGCCCCAAGCTCCGGAAGCTCGGGGCGGAAGAGGGCCAGGGTGCGGAAAAGCCCAGGCCCACCCTCCCCCTTGGGGGGCGGGAGGGCCTGGACCTCCAGGGGGTTGGCGTAGACCTTGGCCCGGGGCCTGCGCTTTAGGGGGAGCTCGTCCCCGGGGCTTAGGCGGCTTAGGCGGTAGAAGAGCTTGCCGGGGTGCTTCTCCATGGCTAGAAGCGGTAGCCCTTGGGCACCACCACCACGCCCTCGGGGGTTACGGTGAAGCCCCGCGCCCGGTCGGCCTCGAGGTCGTAGCCGATCTCCGTGTGGGGGGGGATCTTGACCCCCTTGTCTACGATGGCGTTTCGGATGCGGCAGTAGCGCCCCACCTCCACGTCGTCAAAGAGGACGGAGCGTTCCACCAGGCTATAGGAGTTCACCCGTACCCGGCGGAAGAGCACGGACTCCCGCACCGTCCCCCCGCTCACGATGACCCCCCCGGCGAGGAGGCTGTTTAAGGCCCGGCCCACCCGTTCGCCCGCCTCGTGGACGAACTTGGCCGGGGGGCTGAAGAGGTTGGCGGTGCGCAGGGGCCACTCGGGGTTGAAGAGGTCAAACTCGGGGATGACCTTGACCAGGTCCATGCTGGCCTCAAAGTAGGCGTCCAGGGTGCCCACGTCCCGCCAGTAGAGGTTGGGGCCCTCCTGGCCGGGGATGGGGTTGCGGTGGAAATCGTAGGCGAAGACCCGATACCCCTCCTTAAGGGCCCTGGGGATCACGTCCTTGCCGAAATCGTGGCTGCTGGCCTCGTCCTTGGCGTCCGCCTCCAGGAGCTCAAAGAGGGCCTCGGTGCGGAAGATGTAGTTGCCCATGGAGGCCAGGGCCAGCTCGGGCTTGCCGGGGATGGGCCTGGGGTCCTTGGGCTTTTCCCGGAACTCGGTGATCCGCCACTCCCCGTCCACCTGCAGGATCCCGAAGCGGCTCGCCTCGGAGAGGGGCACGGGGTAGGTGGCGATGGTGATGTCCGCCCGCTTCTCGTAGTGGTACTCCAGCATGTGGCGGACGTTCATCTTGAAGATGTGGTCCCCCCCGAAGATGGCCACCGCCTCCGGGGCGTGGTTCTGCACCAGGTGGAGGTTCTGGTAGATGGCGTCCGCCGTTCCCCGGTACCACACGGGCCCAAGCTCCTCGTAGCGGTACATCTGGGCGGGGACCAGGAGGATGAAGTGGTCCTCCAAGAAGGCCCCGAAGCGCCAGTAGCGCTGGATGTGCTCCGTGAGGGACTGGGCCTTGTACTGGGTGAGGACGTAGATGGAGTAGATCCCGGAGTTGACGAAGTTGTTTAGGACGAAATCAATGATGCGGTACTTGGCCCCGAAGGGGACGGCGGGTTTGGCCCGCTTGGCGGTGAGGGGGTAGAGGCGGCTTCCCTGCCCCCCCGCCAGGATCATCCCCAGAACCTCCACCTTGACCATAAGACCCCCTTTGCCCTTGAGTTTACCCCGGGAAAGGCCCGAACCCGGGTATAGTGGGGGCCGATGCGGGTGAAGGACCTCGCCTGGCGCACCCCCCCCATCCGACCCAAGAAGGCCCCCCCCTTCTTCGGCCAGGAAAGGGCCTTGAGGGCCCTGGAGGCCGCCTTTAGGGCCAAGGGCCATGGGTATCTGGTGGGGCCGAGCGGTCTGGGGAAGCGCCGCCGTCTCCTCGCCCTCCTTAAAGGCAAGCGTTTTCCCCAAGAAGAGCTTCTCTACCTCCCCTTGGGCGAAGAGGCCTTTCCCCTCCTCCTTCCTCCTGGGGAGGGGCGGGCCCTTCTGGAGGGGGTGGAGGCCCTGCTGGCGGAGTTCACCCCTGCCCTCTTCCGGGAGAAGGGCTTCCTCTACGCCAAAAGCCTGGTGGAGGCCCGCCACGAGGAGGAGGCGGAGGCCCTCCTAAGGGCCCTCTCCGAGATGGCCAAGGCCGAGGGCTTCCAGCTGGAGGAAAGCGCCGAGGGCCTGACCCTAAGGGGCCAGGGCCCTCTTCCCCCGGAGCTTTCCGCCCAGCTGGAGGAAACGGTGTTGGGCTATTTGGAAATCCGCCAGCGGGCCCAGGCGGAGGTGGCCGCCCTAAGGCGGGGGTTTGCCGAGCGGGTTCTGGCGCCCAAGGCCCAGGCCCTAAAGGAGCGCTTTCCCCAGGCCCGGCACTATCTGGACTGGCTTTTAGAAAGCCTCCTCCGGGCGGCGGCCCTGGAGGAGGAGCTGGACCTTAGGGCCCTCCTCCCCCGCCTCCTGGTGGAGGGGGGGGAGCGGGTGGTCTACGAGCCCAACCCCACCCCGGAACGGCTCTTCGGCCACCTGGAGTACGAGGTGCGGGAGGGAACCTACACCACCCACCTGGGCCTCCTCCGCCCGGGGGCGCTCCTCCGGGCGGGGGGCGGGGTTTTGGTCCTCGAGGCCCACCGGGTTTGGGAGCTCGGGAGCTACCCCCTCCTGAAGCGGGCCCTGGCGGGGGGGGAGGTGGAGCCCCTCACCCCCCGGCCCGAGGTGAAGGGCCCCCGCCTCAAGCCCGCCCCCCTCACGGCCCAGGTCTTCCTGGTGGGCCCCCCGGAGGTCGTGGCCTTTTTGGAGGAGGACGAGGAGTTTTTGGAGCTCTTCCCCTACCGGGTGGAGTTTAGCCCCGACATCCCCTACACGGAGGAGAACGTGGCCTACCTGGGGGGGTTTTTGGAGGAGGAGGGCCTCCCCGTAACCCCTGAGGGCCTGGCCGCCCTGGCGGACGAGGCCCGGCGCTGGGCGGGGCACAAGGAACGGCTGGACGCCCGCCTCTACCGGGTGCTGGACCTGGCCAAGGAAGCCCTGGCCCAAGGGAACCCCCTAGACCGGCAGGCGGTGGAGGGGGCGGTCCGGGCCCGGGAGGACCGGTTTGGCCTGGAGGAGGAGCTCTACCTGGAGGAGCTCAAGGAGGGCGTGGTGGCCCTGGAGGTGGCCGGGGAGCGGGTGGGGGAGGTGAACGGCCTGGTGGTCCTGGAAGGCCCCCTGCCCTCGGGCCGCCCGGTGCGCATCACTGCCCAGGCGGGCCCGGGGCGGGAGGGGATCCTCTCCATAGACCGGGAGGTGGGCCTCGGGGGGCAGGTCTTCCACAAGGCGGTCCTCACCCTGGCGGGGTACCTCCGGGGGCGGTACGCAGAGCTGGGGGCCCTTTCCGCCACCGTGAGCCTGGTCTTTGAGCAGAGCTACGGCGGGATTGAGGGGGACTCCGCGGGCCTGGCGGAGCTCCTTGCGGTCCTCTCCGCCCTTTCGGGGCTGCCCCTACGGCAGGACCTGGCGGTGACGGGGGCCATTGACCAGACGGGGAAGGTCCTGGCCGTGGGCCGGGTGGCGGAAAAGGTGGAGGGGTTTTTCCGGGTCTGCCGCACCCTGGGCCTCACCGGCACCCAGGGGGTGGTCCTCCCCAGGGCCAACCTGCCCCACCTGGTCCTCAGGCCCGAGGTGGTGGAGGCGGTGGAGGGGGGGCGGTTCCACCTCTATGCGGTGGAGGAGGCGGACGAGGCCATAGAGCTCCTCTTCGGCCGCCGGGCCTACTGGGTGCACGAGAAGGTGCGGGAGGTGCTGGAGCACTTCCAGCGCCTGGAAAACGGGGAGGGGAAGGGCTAGGCTACCGGCCGGGTTCCAGGAGGAGGACGCTCCGGGCCGGGGCCTTAAGGCGCATGGGGAGGTAGCTTCCCTTCTCCCAGAGGGGGAGGAGGTCGGCGTAGTGGGGGGAGAGAAGGTGCCCGGACTGGCCCATGGGGTGGATGAACAAGGAGGCCTCGAGGTCCGCGAGGTCCACGATCTGCCGGTAGCTCGGGCCGTGGGCCATCTGCAGGGTGGCGGGGTCAAAGGGCCCTACGTTCACCGTGTACCGGTCCCCCCCGAAGGGCACCCCTCGATCCGAGAGGCGCTTCAGGGGGGTGTGGGTGAGGACCGCGTGGGGGAAGGCCGCCCGGTGGACCTCCCCCCAGGCCCTTACCCCCAAGGCCTCCTTGCGGTCCAGGGCCCGCTCCAGGGCGAGGGCGGCGAAGTCCAGGCAGGTCTCCCGGTACTCTGTCCCCTCCTGGTCGCAGTTCCTGTCCCCTTCCTTGAGGGCCTTCAGGAGGTAGCGGGGCTCGTCCCAGTAGGGCTCCCCCACCTCCTTTTCGGGCAGGCGGGTGAGCTCCGTGTACCAGAGGGCGAAGAGGAGGGCCTCCTCCGAGTCCTTCCCCATGGTCCCATCCCAGGCGAGGAGCCGTTCCCGGGCCCTTTGGCTCCGTTCCGAAAGGGGGGTGAGGAGCTCTAGAACGGGGCGGAAGTCCCGGTAGAGGAGGCTTTTCTGGTCCAGCTGGACCGCTTTCATGTCCTCCAGGGTGAGCTTCTCTTTGGCCCGAAGGAGCTCCAGGATCCGCTCCGCCCGGTAGGGCTCGGCCCAGTCGTAGGTGAGGGCGTAGGGGAAGCCCTTTGGGGTCACCTTGTGGTTGG
The window above is part of the Thermus oshimai DSM 12092 genome. Proteins encoded here:
- a CDS encoding tetratricopeptide repeat protein, whose product is MVDELKARALRGDGEAEALLRFLHLLRSKRYLEARRYAEGFPEGLRARLLEGLARLEEAPEALEDPLFLAEKEVVLGVGRALRGDKEGAEGHFQKALALDPEHPRALVNLANLHLERGEVAQAEALYLKALRLAPDLPLVHENLAALYRKKGDRERMVQHLKKAQRLKMRPPVLDPLTGQEKRPFRIPLWALFLLLALLLYLLQKR
- the dusA gene encoding tRNA dihydrouridine(20/20a) synthase DusA, whose amino-acid sequence is MDDHRLSLAPMVDWTDRHFRYLVRQISQRVRLYTEMTVDQAVLKGPRERLLFFRKEEHPIALQLAGSDPRTLAEAAQIGEAYGYDEINLNLGCPSEKAQEAGFGACLLSDPLRVAEILRAMVGAVGVPVSVKMRLGLEGQETYPELAQKVERFAEAGVGVFIVHARSALLRLSTKKNREIPPLKHEWVHRLKGDFPHLTFVTNGGVRTLEEALFHLRRVDGVMMGRAVYEDPMVLAEADRRVFGLAHRPKTRLEVARAMRAYLEEEAFRGTPPWAVLRHLLTLFRGRPRGRLWRRLLSEGRSLRALEQALALLEEVEEEGEEEEKGPKGDAEGPLFLAREGV
- the moaA gene encoding GTP 3',8-cyclase MoaA — protein: MRLLDTHGRLIKDVRISVTPRCNLHCLYCHPLGLEMAEPPGTLTVEDVDHFLEAASLLGLSAVRFTGGEPLVRKELPQMIERARSKEGIEDVAITTNGLLFARRAKELVQAGLNRVNISLDAITPEVFTRITRGGKVERVLEAVETALELGLHPVKMNAVVIRGMNEEEVVPLARLSLDRPLHMRFIEYMHLDNSDPEEYRRRFVPGSETRARIEAVFGPLEPVPHDPSSPARVYRIPGAKGTVGFINPVTEPFCSHCSRLRLTSDKKLRPCLLTDLEMDIAWAFAAENPVEALVDAILIATQRKPAFGNTLPTLRKRVMLGIGG
- a CDS encoding polyprenyl synthetase family protein, which produces MTPAPEEAREALRARLLACLSHPDPGYQALLQDYPRRGGKMLRGLLTLYAGLAHGAPLEAALEAGVALELFQNWVLIHDDIEDGSLERRGRPALHRLHPMPLALNAGDALHAEMWGFLVGGLARGLWGREVLEEFYALVRRTAYGQHLDLSWTLLGRFDLTPEDYLFMVGEKAAYYTAVAPLRLGAFLGGKVPPSAYEAGGLKLGAAFQIVDDLLNLKATEAYGKEEAGDLYEGKRTLVLLAYLEEAPPEERERALALLRLPREAKPAGEVAWLKERLLASSAFSKTEATARRLLEEGLALLKPHLEALSPEPARTLMGLLHALVERRA
- a CDS encoding DMT family transporter; translation: MRRYALGLLALNLLTLLWGTTFVVVKGAVGEMAPSLLVFLRFLVASLFFLPIAFRLPKGMWGAGLELSFWLLLGYASQAVGLLHTSASRSAFITALNVVLVPLLLGLVGRRLGLPVWLSALLALLGVGLLSYDPKQPPLNVGDLWTLLTALTYALYIVRLEVYAKAFPSLPLTAVQVLGTTLLALLWVLWEGPALHGVPWGAVLYLGVVATALTTWLQTWGQRYVPAPQAAVLYTLEPVWATLFAFLLLGERLGPSGALGALLVVLATLLATRRSPA
- the ispH gene encoding 4-hydroxy-3-methylbut-2-enyl diphosphate reductase — translated: MGGMQGRLREVYLARPRGFCAGVVMAIRTVEEALSRYGGEGPLVVYHEIVHNKTVVERLRSKGVRFVEDLKEIPALGEQVAPYLVLSAHGHPPQVREEAARMGLTLLDATCPLVTKVHTEARRYAEEGYWILLIGDSADHQEVKGTYGEAPERTILVAVHTHVGRDPRLADPHTVEVPDPERVVVLTQTTLSVDDTLKTIEILKARFPKLVVPARKDLCYATQNRQDAVKRIAPKVEAFLVLSSPHSSNGMRLLELAQRLVGRAYRLESVRELKEEWLDGVERLGVTSAASTPEDLVEELLAHLRARNPDLRVMEEGEWEEIAFRMPRPIPPEEVLGG